The DNA sequence TCCGGAGCGTTGACCGGTCCGACATGGGCAAGCGCGGTGAGATCGCCATTGGCGACTTGGAAGAGGCCGATCTCGCTGGTCTGGACGCTGCCGAGGAAGACGCCGGGCTCGGACTTGTCGAGCTTGACGGCGAGCGTCTTGCCGGAGGGGGTGATGATCTGCGCCGGGCCGGGATCGTCGGCCATGGTCTGGCGGCGGATCTCCAGCACCATGCCGCGTCCCTCGGCGGTCAGCCGCTCTTCCTCGAGCTCGGGCTCCTTCATCAGCCAGTGGGCGATGCGCCGGTAGAGCTGGACATGCGGGCCGCCGCCCTCGAAGCCGCGCGCCCACAGCCAGCCCTGGTCGGACAGAAGCATGCCGACGCGGCCTTCGCCCTTGCGGTCGAGCAGGAGCAGCGGCCGGTTGTCGGCGCCCTTCATCACCACTTCACCCTGCGGATTCTGCACGCCGATGGTGCGGAACCAGCGGCTCCAGTGCGGCGGCTCGGTGGCCGAACCGTCGAGGCCGCGCGTCACCGGATGACGCTGACCGAGTTCGGTGAGGCGGGGATAAAAGGCCTTGTCGACAACCTCGCCGGTCGGCATGGCCGGCAGCGCCGACATCAGCGGCGTGCGTGCGATCGAAGCCTCGCCGGCATATTCGGGACCGGCGGCGATCAGCAGCGCGCCGCCCTTTTCGACATATTCGGAGATGTAGTCGTAATAGAGGATCGGCAGCACGTCGCGGTGCTGGTAGCGGTCGAAAATGATGAGGTCGAAATCCTTGATCTTTTCGACGAACAGCTCGCGGGTCGGGAAGGCAATCAGCGACAATTCGTTGATCGGCGTGCCGTCCTGCTTTTCCGGCGGCCGCAGGATGGTGAAATGGACGAGATCGACCGAGGCGTCGGATTTCAACAGATTGCGCCAGGTGCGCTCGCCCGCATGCGGTTCGCCCGAAACGAGCAGAACGCGCAGGTTCTCGCGGATGCCGTCGACCAGCGCGATGGCGCGGTTGTTGGTGTCGGTCAGTTCGCCCGGCTCACGGTCGATGGCAAGTTCGATGATGTTGCGGCCAGCACCCGGGATGGTCACCTGCAGCGGCATGGCCTGGCCGACCGTGGCATGCTCGACCGAAACCTGCTCGCCATTGACCGAGACGCGCACATCGACCGGTCCGGTCTCGTTTTCGGTCGAGATGACGCGATAGCTCATGTCGAGCGGCTTGCCGACGAGGCCGAAACGCGGCGCGTTCTCGAAACGTATACGGCGGTCCTTCTCATGGTCGTTGCCGGTGATCAGGGCATGCAGCGGGGCGTTGAACTCGGGCGTGCCCGACGGCGTGTCATGCACCTCGCCGTCGGTGACCATGATGGCGCCGCCGATGCGCGAGGGCGGCACGTCGCGGAAGGCGCCTTCCAGCGCTCCGAACAGCCGCGTTTCCGTGCGCTCCTCGGCGGCGTCGGATTTGCCGGCCTCGACGACACGGACGTCGAACTGCTTGAAGCGGCCAAGACGCTGCTGCAACCCGGCCACGGCCTCGTCGGTCTGTCTGGTGCGGTCGCCAATGTCCTGGCTCTGGCTGCGGTCGACGACCAGCGCGACGACGCTTTTCAGCGGCTCGCGCTCCTCGTTGAGGAATACGGGGTTGAAGAGGGCGGCGGCGAGCGCCAGCAGGGCGACCAGGCGCAGGACCGCGCCGCGCTGGCGAAACCACAGGCCGACGAGCGCCAGCAGCGCCAACGGTACCAGCACCAGGGCCAGAAGCGGCCAGGATAGAAGCGGTTCGAAGGAGATCGACCAGTTCATGCCTCATCCTCCCCGTTGTGGAGAGAGTTGACCCGCCGTGGGGAGTAAGAACGTCATCCTACTGCCCCAGCCGTTCGAGCAGGATGGGAACATGCACCTGGTCGGATTTGTAGTTGCCGGTCAACATGTACATCATGATGTTGACGCCGGCGCGCAGCGCGTAGACCCGCTGCATCGGATCGTTCGGTACGGTCGGCAGCAGCGGATCGCCATTCTCGTCAACCGCCCAGGCGCCGGCGAAATCATTGGCGGTGATCATGATCGGCGATACGCCGTCGCCGGTGCGCACCGGCCGGTTGTCGGCATTGCTGGCATCGAGCGATGCCTCGACCCAGAGCGGGCTGCCGGCGAAGCGGCCGGGAAACTCGGGCAGGATGAAGAAGGATTTGGTCAGCACATGGTCCGACGGCACCGGCTCCAGCGGCGGCACGTTGAGGTTGCCGAGGATGTCGCGCAGCCGCTCGGTCGCCGGGCTGGTGGAATCGGCGCCGATGCCGTTGGCGAACTGATCGCGGGTGTCGAACAGCACGGTGCCGCCCTGCTGCATATAGGCGTCGATGCGGGCGATCGCGGCCTGGCTTGGCATCGGTGCCGCCGGATCGATCGGCCAGTAGATCAGGGGATAGAAGGACAGTTCGTCCTTCGAAATGTCGACGCCGGCCGGCGCCCCCGGTTCCAAGGCGGTCTTCTCGATCAGGAAGCGGGTCAGACCCTCGAGCCCGGCGCGGCTGATCGAATCGACACCCGGGACGCCTGTCAGCACATAGGCGATGCGGGTTTTCGAAATCGCCTCGATAGCAACCTGGTCGCCCGGCTTGGCGTCGTCGGCGCGCGCGACATCGGCATGGCCGAACAGTACGCCAAGCGCGATCAGCACGGCGGCTGTGGTCGCGGCCGCCCCGGCCCGGCGCGGCCGGCGCGAAAACAGGCCGCCCATCCACAACACAGCCAGCGTGTCGAGCAGCATCAGCAACAGAGCCGCCGCGACCAGCGCGCCCTTCAGGTTGCGCGACTCGTCGAAGGCGTACTGGACGGTGGTGACCGGGACCGTCACTTGCGGGCGCGCCAGCGGGGCGAAGGTGCTTGAGGCGTCGAGCAGATTGTGGGCGAAGACGCCGGTTTCCGAGCCGTAGAGGCCAGGCGGGTTCTCGAAGGTGACCGGCAGTGGTCCTGCGCCCGGCACCAGCGGCCGTGCATCCGGTGTCGGCGGCACCAGCGAGCCGTCGGCCGCGATCATCCGATAGGGCGCCAGCGACGTGGCTGCGGCTTCGGCATTGGCGATCGCCGCGCCCTGGTTGCGCGACAATTGCACGATGCGGCGCAGCATCTCCACGAAACTGCCCGAGATCGGCAGGTTCGACCACGTCGCCTCGGGGGTGACATGGAACAGCACCAGCGTGCCCTTGCCCTTCTTCAGCCCGGTCACCAGCGGCGTGCCGTCGGCGAGGGCCGCCCAGGTGCGCTCGACGATGTCGGGTGTCGGTTCGGCCAGCACCTGCCTGGTCACCGTGACCTCGGTCGGCGGCGCCAGGTCGGCGAACGGGCCGGCCTTGGGAAATTCGGTGACCGGCTGCGGCGAGGTCCATGACAGCGCGCCGCCGAGCGAACGCTCGCCGGTGCGCAGGCGGACCGGCAGCAAATCGTCGTCATTGCCGGCGGCGGCCAGCCGCGAGCCGGCGAAACGCACGAGCGTGCCGCCATTGTCGACCCAGTCGACCAGTCTTTGCCGGACCTGTGCGGGAATGGTGCCGATATCGGCCATGACGATCATCGCCGGCTTCTGGTCGAGGATCTGCGGGATGGCGTCGGCGAGATCGGCGCTGGAGGGCTCGACCAGATCGGCGAAAGGCTGCAGCGCGCGCCTGATGTAGTAGAGCGGCGACAGAAGCGGCTGCGCCTGGTCGGCCTCGGCTTGCGACAACAGCCCGACGCGGCGGCGTTTGGAGCTTTCGTCGAGCACGCGCACGGCACCTGCATGCCGTTCGCCATCGAGCGCGATCGACGCGAAGTCGTTGCGCAATTCGAACGGCACCGCCATGGTGCCAGTGGCCGTGGCTTCGCCCGGCGCGAAGGTCAGGGTCGCATCGGCGATGCGGCGGCCCTTGTCGTCGAATGCGCCGGCGGTGACCTGCGCCGGGGCGGGATCGCCGGGCGCGCGGATGGCGGTCAAACCAAAGCCATCAACCTGGTTTTCGGCTAATGTCAGGCCAGTCAACGACAGCCGGTCGGCCACCGCCCAGACGATACGGGCGGCATTTTTCGACAACAGCGTGTTGAAGGCGGCCTCGTCGCCCTTTGCCGCCAGGCCATCGGCCAGCACGGCCACGCTGGCGCCAGGCAAGGTTTCCAGCATGCCGGCGACACGGGCATAGACGGCGGGCCGGTCGGTGGGGATCGGCCGCGGCTTGGCGGCGCGCAGCCGGTCGAGCGCGACGGCGGCATCGAAGGGGCCGATCTCCGCATTGGGCTTTTCGGCGGTGAAGGCGATGATAACAGGCACGCCGTTCGAGCCGGCGTCCTTGATCAGCCGCTCGGCGGTGGCGACGCGCTTGTTCCAGTCGGCGGCACTCGCCCAATCATTGTCGATGACCAGGGCAAGCGCGGCACCCTCGGCCGGCAGCTTTTCGCGCGGGTTGAACACCGGTTCGGCCAATGCCGCGACGACGAGGGCGGCCATCAGCAGCCTGAGCAGCGTCAGCCACCACGGGCTGCGCTGCGGGGTTTCCTCACGCCTCAGCACACGGGCCAGGATCTTCAGCGGCGGGAACACCTCGGTCTGTGGCTTGGGCGGGGTGAGCCTGAGCAGCCACCAGATCACCGGCAGCGCCAGCAGGCCCCACAGCACCATGGGGGCACCGAAGGAGAGCGGCAGCCAGCTCATGCGACCGCCTTTCCAGGCTGATCGCCCTTGGCGATCGGCCTGGGCTGATCGCCGGCAATGATACCGGCATGCCCGCCGTCGGCGGTCATCGCCATGTGCAGGCGCACCAGCGCGTCGGACGCGAGCCGGTCGGTGTGGTTGACGGTAAAGCTCCAGCCAAGCCGCTTGCACCAGCCGGCCAGCTCCTGGCGGCGAGCGGTGTAGAGCAGGCGGTATTCATCGGCCAGCATCTCGGCGCGGCCGGCGGTCAGCTTGTCGCCGGTCTCGGGATCGGTGAACTCGGTGCGGCCGGCATAGGGGAAGGTTTCCTCGGCCGGGTCGGCAACCTCGATCAGATGGGCGCGCACGCCATGGCGGGCGAGCACGTCGAGCCAGGCCATGGTTTCCTCGACGGGGTCGAGGAAATCGCTGGCGATGACGATGTCGCAGAAGCGCCTGATGTTGGAGAGATCGGGTTTTGCCGGCAGTTCGCCGGCGTGCATGAGCTGGGCGGCGATGCGCTCGGCGCCGTTGCGAGCGGTGAATGGATCGGTCAGATCAGGCCAGGCGATGCGTTCGCCGCTGCGTGACAAAAGCTCGGCCATGGCCAATGTCAGCACCAGCGCGCGCGATTGCTTGGAAACGCCGGCTCCCGTCGATTTGTAGAGCATGGATGGCGAGGGGTCGGCCCACAGCCAGACGGTGTGGGCGGCTTCCCATTCACGGTCGCGCACATAGGTGTGGTCGTCGCGGGCCGAGCGGCGCCAGTCGATGCGCGAGGCGTCGCCTTCGACATAGGGCCGGAACTGCCAGAAATTCTCGCCGATGCCGCGCTTGCGGCGGCCATGCCAGCCGGCGATCACGGTGTTGACGATACGGCGCGCCTCGACCAGCAGGTCGGGAACCAGCGAAGCCCGCAACCGGCCTCGGGCGAGCGCATCGCGCGTCGCTGCCGGGGCCTGGACTTCGCCGATACGCGCCATCAAATGCCTTTCACAAGTTTCGCCACCACGTCGCGCACGCTGGTGCCCTCCGCGCGGGCGGCGAAGGTCAGCGCCATGCGATGCTGCAGCACCGGCTCGGCCAGCGCCCTGACATCGTCGACCGAGGGCGCCAGGCGTCCGTCGTAGAGCGCGCGGGCCCTGGTGCACAGCATCAGCGCCTGGCTGGCGCGCGGGCCCGGGCCCCAGGCGACATGCTTGTCCGTGTCGGCATTGCCCTGGCCCGGACGCGCCGAGCGGACCAGGGTAAGGATCGCCTCGACGACGCTTTCGGGTACCGGCATGCGGCGGATCAGTGTCTGGATCTCCTTCAGCCGCGCCGGCTGCAGCACGTTCTGGGCTTTCGCGTCCTCGACGCCGGTGGTTTCCAGCAGGATGCGGCGCTCGGCCTCGATTTCGGGGTAGAGGATGTCGACCTGCATCAGGAAGCGGTCGAGCTGGGCTTCGGGCAGCGGATAGGTGCCTTCCTGCTCCAGCGGGTTCTGCGTCGCCAGCACATGGAAGGGGGAAGGCAGGTCGTAGCGTGCGCCGGCAATGGTGACATGATATTCCTGCATCGCCTGCAGCAGCGCCGACTGCGTGCGCGGCGAGGCGCGGTTGATCTCGTCGGCCATCAGCAGCTGGGCGAAGATCGGCCCGGGAATGAAGCGGAACGAGCGCTTGCCAGTTTCGTCCTGCTCCATGACCTCGGAGCCGAGGATGTCGGACGGCATCAGGTCGGGCGTGAACTGGATGCGGCGCGAATCGAGCCCCAGCACGACGCCCAACGTCTCCACCAGCTTGGTCTTGGCGAGGCCCGGCACACCGACCAGAAGCGCATGGCCGCCGGCCAGCAGCGCCACCAGCGTACGCTCGACGACGTTCTCCTGGCCGAAGATCACCCGGCCAACCCCGTCGCGGATCCTGGAGATGTCGGCAAGCGCCTTCTCGGCCTCGGCGACCATGTCCGTTTCGCTGATCGGGCTTTCCTTGACCATCACGCTCATGCCGCATCGATCCCTTTGGTTGGAAATGCCATGGTTTGGAAATGCTGGCCCGCACCATACCATAGGCTGCCGCGATTCGGCCTCGCGGAGCGCCTATGGTTGAACTTAAATCACAGACTTAGGCTGACAAGCGGAACAACAGTGACTATTTCGTGACGATGAGCGAACACCACGAACATCGCCAACAAAGCCTTACGCAGGCCACCGAGGCTCGGGGCCTCGAGGCGCTGATCTCGCGCGCTGCCCGCGCAGGCAAGGGCGCGGCGCCGGTCGAGCGCTGGAATCCCGACTTTTGCGGCGATCTCGACATGGAGATCAAGGCCGACGGCACCTGGTTCTACCTGGGCACGCCGATCGGCCGCATGCCGCTGGTGCAGCTTTTCTCCTCCGTGCTGCGCAAGGACGCCGACGGCAGGACCTATCTGGTGACGCCGGTGGAAAAGGTCGGCATCCGCGTCGCCGATGCGCCTTTCGTCGCCGTCGAGATGGATGTTTCGGGCGAAGGCGAGGATCAGGTCATCACCTTCCGCACCAATGTCGGCGACGTGATCGAGGCCGGACCGGAGCGGCCGCTGCGCTTCGTCGACGAGAACGGGACCGGCGGGTTGAAGCCGTATCTGCTGGTGCGCGGCAGGCTGGAGGCGCTTGTGGCGCGGCCGGTCATGTACGAACTGGTCGGGCATGGCGAGGAGATCGAAATCGACGGCAGGACGATGTTTTCGGTGCGCTCCAAGAACGCCGTGTTTCCGATCATGCCGGCCGATCAGTTGAAGCGGTTGAGCGCATGATGGACCAGGTATCGCCGGCGCCGTTTTCGTCGGCGGATTTTCGCGCGCGCTTCGCCGCGCAGCCGGAGGCGCATGCTGGCGGCGACTATGGCGATCACCGCTTCAATCCCGGCCATCCGCGCCTCAACCCTGGCAAGCCGCTGCGCAACGCCGCGGTGCTGATCCCGGTGGTCGACCATGACGGCGAGGCGACGGTTCTGCTGACCAAACGGGCCGAAAAACTCCGCGATCATTCCGGGCAAGTGGCTTTCCCGGGCGGCACGATCGATGCGACCGACGCAAGCCCGGAAGCGGCGGCGCTGCGCGAGACCTTCGAGGAGATCGGCCTTGGCCAGGATCGCATCGAGATCATCGGCCGGATGCCCGATTACGTCGCCGGCAGCGGCTACCGCATCGCGCCGGTGCTAGGCATCGTGCGGCCACATTTCCAGCTGACCCTGAACGCGGATGAGGTCGACGCCGCCTTCGAAGTGCCGCTGCGCTTCCTGATGGACGCGGCCAACCACAAGCGCGACAGCCGCATCTGGAACGATCTCGAATGGTTCTTCTACGACATGCCCTATGGCGACCGGCGCATCTGGGGTGTCACCGCCGGGATCATCCGCACACTGTATGAAAGGCTCTATGCGTGAGTGTTTCGATCG is a window from the Mesorhizobium australicum WSM2073 genome containing:
- a CDS encoding membrane protein produces the protein MNWSISFEPLLSWPLLALVLVPLALLALVGLWFRQRGAVLRLVALLALAAALFNPVFLNEEREPLKSVVALVVDRSQSQDIGDRTRQTDEAVAGLQQRLGRFKQFDVRVVEAGKSDAAEERTETRLFGALEGAFRDVPPSRIGGAIMVTDGEVHDTPSGTPEFNAPLHALITGNDHEKDRRIRFENAPRFGLVGKPLDMSYRVISTENETGPVDVRVSVNGEQVSVEHATVGQAMPLQVTIPGAGRNIIELAIDREPGELTDTNNRAIALVDGIRENLRVLLVSGEPHAGERTWRNLLKSDASVDLVHFTILRPPEKQDGTPINELSLIAFPTRELFVEKIKDFDLIIFDRYQHRDVLPILYYDYISEYVEKGGALLIAAGPEYAGEASIARTPLMSALPAMPTGEVVDKAFYPRLTELGQRHPVTRGLDGSATEPPHWSRWFRTIGVQNPQGEVVMKGADNRPLLLLDRKGEGRVGMLLSDQGWLWARGFEGGGPHVQLYRRIAHWLMKEPELEEERLTAEGRGMVLEIRRQTMADDPGPAQIITPSGKTLAVKLDKSEPGVFLGSVQTSEIGLFQVANGDLTALAHVGPVNAPEFADVVSTQERLKAPAEATGGSVRRLASAAGSDVTLPSIVPVRSAGEASGSDWIGLRTTDDSVLKAVSRVPLFGGFLGLGLLLLAMGSMWYREGR
- a CDS encoding DUF4159 domain-containing protein codes for the protein MSWLPLSFGAPMVLWGLLALPVIWWLLRLTPPKPQTEVFPPLKILARVLRREETPQRSPWWLTLLRLLMAALVVAALAEPVFNPREKLPAEGAALALVIDNDWASAADWNKRVATAERLIKDAGSNGVPVIIAFTAEKPNAEIGPFDAAVALDRLRAAKPRPIPTDRPAVYARVAGMLETLPGASVAVLADGLAAKGDEAAFNTLLSKNAARIVWAVADRLSLTGLTLAENQVDGFGLTAIRAPGDPAPAQVTAGAFDDKGRRIADATLTFAPGEATATGTMAVPFELRNDFASIALDGERHAGAVRVLDESSKRRRVGLLSQAEADQAQPLLSPLYYIRRALQPFADLVEPSSADLADAIPQILDQKPAMIVMADIGTIPAQVRQRLVDWVDNGGTLVRFAGSRLAAAGNDDDLLPVRLRTGERSLGGALSWTSPQPVTEFPKAGPFADLAPPTEVTVTRQVLAEPTPDIVERTWAALADGTPLVTGLKKGKGTLVLFHVTPEATWSNLPISGSFVEMLRRIVQLSRNQGAAIANAEAAATSLAPYRMIAADGSLVPPTPDARPLVPGAGPLPVTFENPPGLYGSETGVFAHNLLDASSTFAPLARPQVTVPVTTVQYAFDESRNLKGALVAAALLLMLLDTLAVLWMGGLFSRRPRRAGAAATTAAVLIALGVLFGHADVARADDAKPGDQVAIEAISKTRIAYVLTGVPGVDSISRAGLEGLTRFLIEKTALEPGAPAGVDISKDELSFYPLIYWPIDPAAPMPSQAAIARIDAYMQQGGTVLFDTRDQFANGIGADSTSPATERLRDILGNLNVPPLEPVPSDHVLTKSFFILPEFPGRFAGSPLWVEASLDASNADNRPVRTGDGVSPIMITANDFAGAWAVDENGDPLLPTVPNDPMQRVYALRAGVNIMMYMLTGNYKSDQVHVPILLERLGQ
- a CDS encoding DUF58 domain-containing protein gives rise to the protein MARIGEVQAPAATRDALARGRLRASLVPDLLVEARRIVNTVIAGWHGRRKRGIGENFWQFRPYVEGDASRIDWRRSARDDHTYVRDREWEAAHTVWLWADPSPSMLYKSTGAGVSKQSRALVLTLAMAELLSRSGERIAWPDLTDPFTARNGAERIAAQLMHAGELPAKPDLSNIRRFCDIVIASDFLDPVEETMAWLDVLARHGVRAHLIEVADPAEETFPYAGRTEFTDPETGDKLTAGRAEMLADEYRLLYTARRQELAGWCKRLGWSFTVNHTDRLASDALVRLHMAMTADGGHAGIIAGDQPRPIAKGDQPGKAVA
- a CDS encoding AAA family ATPase, with translation MSVMVKESPISETDMVAEAEKALADISRIRDGVGRVIFGQENVVERTLVALLAGGHALLVGVPGLAKTKLVETLGVVLGLDSRRIQFTPDLMPSDILGSEVMEQDETGKRSFRFIPGPIFAQLLMADEINRASPRTQSALLQAMQEYHVTIAGARYDLPSPFHVLATQNPLEQEGTYPLPEAQLDRFLMQVDILYPEIEAERRILLETTGVEDAKAQNVLQPARLKEIQTLIRRMPVPESVVEAILTLVRSARPGQGNADTDKHVAWGPGPRASQALMLCTRARALYDGRLAPSVDDVRALAEPVLQHRMALTFAARAEGTSVRDVVAKLVKGI
- a CDS encoding DUF1285 domain-containing protein; the protein is MSEHHEHRQQSLTQATEARGLEALISRAARAGKGAAPVERWNPDFCGDLDMEIKADGTWFYLGTPIGRMPLVQLFSSVLRKDADGRTYLVTPVEKVGIRVADAPFVAVEMDVSGEGEDQVITFRTNVGDVIEAGPERPLRFVDENGTGGLKPYLLVRGRLEALVARPVMYELVGHGEEIEIDGRTMFSVRSKNAVFPIMPADQLKRLSA
- a CDS encoding CoA pyrophosphatase — its product is MDQVSPAPFSSADFRARFAAQPEAHAGGDYGDHRFNPGHPRLNPGKPLRNAAVLIPVVDHDGEATVLLTKRAEKLRDHSGQVAFPGGTIDATDASPEAAALRETFEEIGLGQDRIEIIGRMPDYVAGSGYRIAPVLGIVRPHFQLTLNADEVDAAFEVPLRFLMDAANHKRDSRIWNDLEWFFYDMPYGDRRIWGVTAGIIRTLYERLYA